Proteins from a genomic interval of Catenulispora sp. EB89:
- a CDS encoding zinc-binding dehydrogenase, whose product MRAITISRPGGPEVLTLADLPDPVPAAGEVLIRVRAFGINHADAYMRSGAWGQVADVPGIEAAGTVAADPSGTLAAGAPVVAILGGMGRSRNGSYAELVTVPATNVVPVTGIAADLPWTTLAAIPEVYATAWSALHANLELRPGQTILVRGATSALGQAVVDLARDLGATVVATSRSAERAAALKELGADTVLVDDGALAARVAGHGLRIDAVADLVGNSVLRDSLACLAPRGQLCQLGFLGGLAPVADFNPLTDLPTGVQLSFFGSAFVLGTPEYPLAGIPLNDIFAKVAAGTLRVRPPRTFAVDDIVAVHRRMEAGTAGGKMVVEL is encoded by the coding sequence ATGCGCGCCATCACCATCTCCCGCCCCGGCGGCCCGGAAGTCCTCACCCTCGCCGACCTGCCCGACCCGGTGCCCGCCGCCGGGGAGGTCCTGATCCGCGTCCGGGCCTTCGGGATCAACCACGCGGACGCCTACATGCGCTCCGGAGCCTGGGGCCAGGTCGCGGACGTGCCCGGCATCGAGGCGGCCGGCACCGTCGCGGCCGACCCGTCGGGAACGCTGGCCGCCGGCGCGCCGGTCGTGGCGATCCTCGGCGGCATGGGCCGGTCCCGCAACGGCTCCTACGCCGAACTCGTCACGGTCCCGGCGACCAACGTCGTCCCGGTGACCGGCATCGCCGCGGACCTGCCGTGGACCACCCTGGCCGCGATCCCCGAGGTGTACGCGACCGCCTGGAGCGCTCTGCACGCCAACCTGGAGCTCCGGCCCGGCCAGACCATCCTGGTCCGCGGTGCGACTTCCGCGCTCGGCCAGGCCGTCGTCGACCTGGCCCGCGACCTCGGCGCCACCGTGGTGGCCACCAGCCGCTCGGCCGAGCGCGCCGCCGCACTGAAGGAGTTGGGTGCGGACACGGTCCTCGTCGACGACGGCGCCCTGGCCGCGCGGGTGGCCGGGCACGGACTGCGCATCGACGCGGTGGCCGACCTGGTCGGCAACAGCGTTCTGCGGGACTCGCTGGCGTGCCTCGCCCCGCGCGGCCAGCTCTGCCAGCTCGGATTCCTCGGCGGACTCGCGCCGGTGGCGGACTTCAACCCGCTCACCGACCTGCCCACCGGGGTCCAGCTGAGCTTCTTCGGCAGCGCGTTCGTGCTGGGGACGCCGGAGTATCCGCTGGCCGGGATACCGCTGAACGACATCTTCGCCAAGGTCGCCGCGGGCACGCTGCGAGTCAGGCCGCCGCGGACGTTCGCGGTCGACGACATCGTGGCGGTGCACCGGCGGATGGAGGCCGGGACCGCCGGGGGCAAGATGGTGGTCGAACTCTGA
- a CDS encoding TetR/AcrR family transcriptional regulator, translated as MPRPREFEPEAVLDVAMHRFWERGYRATSIEDLVKATGVKPGSIYSAFPGGKQALFLLSLERYSKLVVPQKLGELEGAHAGLAEVRGYFDGLVRDLLTPEGRQGCLLVNTAIEKAAEDDAAAAVVRGHLARLERNMAAALENARSRGEVRQDVDPTSAARVLVATCQGLMVVGKANPDEAMLTAIVEGAFGNLV; from the coding sequence ATGCCCCGACCGCGCGAGTTCGAACCCGAAGCCGTCCTCGACGTCGCCATGCACCGGTTCTGGGAGCGCGGCTACCGTGCGACCTCGATCGAGGACCTGGTGAAGGCGACCGGGGTCAAACCGGGCAGCATCTACAGCGCGTTCCCAGGCGGGAAGCAGGCCCTGTTCCTGTTGTCGCTGGAGCGCTACTCCAAGCTCGTCGTGCCGCAGAAGCTGGGCGAGTTGGAGGGGGCGCACGCCGGGCTGGCGGAGGTGCGCGGCTATTTCGACGGCCTGGTGCGCGACCTGCTGACCCCCGAGGGGCGGCAGGGCTGCCTGCTGGTGAACACCGCGATCGAGAAGGCGGCCGAGGACGATGCGGCCGCGGCGGTGGTGCGGGGGCACCTGGCACGGCTGGAGCGGAACATGGCTGCGGCGCTGGAGAACGCGCGAAGCCGCGGCGAGGTGCGTCAGGACGTGGATCCGACGAGTGCGGCGCGGGTGCTGGTCGCGACGTGCCAGGGGTTGATGGTCGTGGGCAAGGCGAATCCGGACGAGGCGATGCTGACAGCCATCGTCGAGGGCGCGTTCGGCAACCTCGTCTGA
- a CDS encoding RICIN domain-containing protein, with protein MKTPRFVAAVASVLLAVGIGIATTSPASAASAAPTASGLKLSAQSGAGPTLTGNGVSGLSFRPNSNPYGLELRNAWNACIGFQNGDTGNGAQARQEPCDGQPDQAWVEHGASNGYWFVNAKGGNCLDIAYGATGTDGAYVMLWTCSNSYSQTWLWGSNIGIGWNLTDKDGKCVGIDGGSNGAGLPAIIWDCNSNNDQIWRLT; from the coding sequence TTGAAGACACCCCGCTTTGTGGCCGCCGTCGCGAGCGTACTGCTCGCCGTCGGCATCGGGATCGCAACGACATCCCCGGCCTCTGCTGCCAGCGCCGCACCCACGGCCAGTGGCCTCAAGCTCAGCGCACAGTCCGGCGCCGGACCCACCCTGACCGGAAACGGCGTCAGCGGACTCTCCTTCAGACCCAATAGCAACCCTTACGGGTTGGAGCTCAGAAACGCCTGGAACGCGTGCATCGGATTCCAGAACGGGGATACCGGCAATGGCGCACAAGCACGCCAGGAGCCGTGTGACGGCCAACCCGACCAAGCCTGGGTAGAGCATGGGGCGAGCAACGGTTATTGGTTCGTAAACGCCAAGGGCGGCAATTGCCTTGATATCGCATACGGAGCCACCGGCACCGATGGCGCATACGTGATGCTGTGGACCTGCAGCAACAGCTACTCCCAGACTTGGCTCTGGGGCAGCAACATCGGCATCGGTTGGAACCTAACGGACAAAGATGGTAAATGCGTTGGGATCGACGGCGGCAGCAATGGGGCAGGCTTGCCTGCGATCATCTGGGACTGCAACTCCAACAATGACCAGATTTGGAGGTTGACCTAG
- a CDS encoding anti-sigma factor, which translates to MTEPEHTDIGAYVLGLLEPDEAERFEEHLFGCDRCSAELEEFSDLPALLQPLVAEDDDAEPLAVAQPSPELLPKVLDQVSGARTRRRRRNLLALAAAVALIVAGPVVGIAIGRHSASTSTPTDSVAAELVMMGERHTATNTANGVSAIIGLEQRDWGTHIAVELRGVKGPLTCDLVAVGKDGSTQVVTNWYVPPHGYGVPGHTAPLDLHGGSSMAKSDIDHVEVRTDTQQVLVSVPV; encoded by the coding sequence GTGACCGAGCCCGAACACACCGACATCGGCGCCTACGTCCTGGGACTGCTGGAGCCGGACGAGGCGGAGCGTTTCGAGGAGCACCTGTTCGGCTGCGACCGTTGCTCCGCGGAACTGGAGGAGTTCTCGGATCTCCCGGCGCTGCTGCAGCCGCTGGTAGCCGAGGACGACGACGCCGAACCACTGGCCGTGGCCCAGCCGAGCCCGGAGCTGCTCCCCAAAGTCCTGGACCAGGTCTCCGGCGCCCGCACCCGGCGCCGCCGCCGCAACCTGCTGGCCCTGGCAGCAGCCGTAGCGCTGATCGTGGCCGGCCCGGTAGTCGGCATCGCGATCGGCCGCCACTCGGCGAGCACCTCAACACCCACCGACAGCGTCGCGGCCGAACTGGTGATGATGGGCGAGCGCCACACCGCCACGAACACGGCGAACGGAGTCAGCGCCATCATCGGCCTCGAACAGCGCGACTGGGGCACCCACATCGCGGTCGAACTCCGAGGCGTGAAGGGCCCCCTCACCTGCGACCTGGTCGCCGTCGGCAAAGACGGCAGCACGCAGGTGGTCACCAACTGGTACGTGCCGCCGCACGGCTACGGCGTCCCCGGCCACACCGCCCCGCTGGACCTGCACGGCGGCTCGTCGATGGCGAAGAGCGACATCGACCACGTCGAGGTGCGGACCGACACGCAGCAGGTGCTGGTGAGCGTGCCGGTGTGA
- a CDS encoding sigma-70 family RNA polymerase sigma factor, producing MRHGDELAVDLYREHAAPLLRFVLSLNGGARQDAEDVVQETLVRAWRHADRLDGETGSLRPWLLTVARRLVIDEHRRRKARPPEVSDASLEYRPSEESVEKALSAMEVSELLDTLSAPHREVLVATYLKGKSVAEASAELGVPPGTVKSRVYYALRALKLAAAERGLTR from the coding sequence ATGCGCCATGGGGACGAACTGGCGGTTGATCTCTACCGCGAGCACGCAGCGCCGCTGCTACGCTTCGTCCTGAGCCTGAACGGCGGCGCCCGGCAGGACGCCGAGGACGTGGTCCAGGAGACCCTGGTGCGAGCCTGGCGGCACGCCGACCGCCTGGACGGGGAGACCGGCTCGCTGCGGCCGTGGTTGCTGACGGTGGCGCGTCGCCTGGTGATCGACGAGCACCGGCGGCGCAAAGCCCGGCCGCCGGAGGTCTCCGACGCGTCGCTGGAGTACCGGCCGAGCGAGGAGAGCGTGGAGAAGGCACTGTCGGCGATGGAAGTGTCCGAGTTGCTGGACACTCTCAGCGCCCCGCACCGCGAGGTGCTGGTCGCGACCTACCTCAAGGGGAAGTCCGTCGCCGAGGCGTCCGCCGAACTGGGCGTACCGCCAGGCACCGTCAAGTCCCGCGTCTACTACGCGCTGCGCGCGCTGAAGCTGGCGGCGGCTGAAAGGGGGCTGACCCGGTGA
- a CDS encoding maleylpyruvate isomerase family mycothiol-dependent enzyme: protein MSNADAVIATLRSEFDDLAGLSSRFSDQQLAAPTAAEEWDVSQVLSHLGSGAEINQNTLRVSLEGKPNPGIEFSKAIWARYDAADPRDRLEWFLAANEALTQSLESLGEETRQSLRIDTGYLPDPIDVAGFATARLNELALHSWDMRVGFDPAATVTPAATAHLLALSTDVAGYIGRPEALDGLAAVIAVTTTDPGQSFTLTLGDKISATIGAPEQADGTLTLPAEAWLRLVTGRLKPQYTPDGITATGVADLNLLRQVFPKF from the coding sequence ATGAGCAACGCTGATGCTGTCATCGCCACCCTGCGCAGCGAGTTCGACGACCTCGCCGGACTGTCGTCCCGCTTTTCCGACCAGCAGCTCGCCGCGCCGACCGCCGCGGAGGAATGGGACGTCTCCCAGGTTCTCTCGCACTTGGGCAGCGGCGCGGAGATCAACCAGAACACCCTGCGGGTATCGCTGGAAGGCAAGCCGAATCCCGGGATCGAGTTCAGCAAAGCGATCTGGGCGAGATACGACGCGGCGGACCCGCGGGATCGGCTGGAGTGGTTCCTAGCCGCCAACGAGGCGCTGACCCAGTCCCTTGAGTCACTCGGCGAGGAAACCCGGCAGAGCCTGAGAATCGACACGGGCTACCTCCCCGACCCCATCGACGTAGCGGGTTTCGCGACCGCACGGCTGAACGAGCTCGCGCTGCACTCCTGGGACATGCGCGTCGGCTTCGACCCGGCGGCGACGGTCACCCCGGCGGCCACTGCGCACCTGCTGGCCCTGAGCACAGACGTAGCCGGCTACATCGGCCGACCTGAGGCACTGGATGGCCTGGCCGCCGTGATCGCGGTGACGACGACCGACCCGGGGCAGTCCTTCACCCTGACGCTGGGCGACAAGATCAGCGCCACGATCGGCGCCCCCGAGCAGGCCGACGGGACGCTCACCCTGCCCGCCGAGGCCTGGCTCAGGCTGGTCACAGGCCGGTTGAAGCCGCAGTACACGCCCGACGGGATCACCGCGACCGGCGTGGCCGACCTGAACCTCCTGCGCCAGGTGTTCCCGAAGTTCTAG
- a CDS encoding AAA family ATPase produces the protein MAMLILTVGLQGAGKTTRARQLATKLNALRLTPDEWMIPLFGEPEADGKRDVLEGQLLKLALEVLRLGNTVVLDFGCWSRDERYAIRHLVEDAGGSFELAYMPVDEETQRVRVAHRQATAPHETFPMSDQELADARAYFQEPDDAELSTGQIIDPPKGWHSWNEWAADRWPSFGDATPAPAHGWGCTRLGT, from the coding sequence ATGGCGATGCTGATTCTGACTGTCGGCCTGCAGGGCGCGGGAAAGACCACGCGGGCACGGCAGTTGGCCACGAAGCTGAACGCGCTGCGGCTCACGCCGGATGAGTGGATGATCCCGCTCTTTGGAGAGCCGGAGGCGGACGGAAAGCGTGACGTCCTGGAGGGACAGCTGCTGAAACTCGCGCTCGAGGTACTGCGGCTGGGGAACACCGTCGTCCTGGATTTTGGCTGCTGGTCGCGCGATGAGCGCTACGCGATCCGACATTTGGTGGAGGATGCAGGCGGCTCGTTCGAGCTCGCGTACATGCCCGTGGACGAGGAGACCCAGCGGGTCAGGGTCGCCCACCGGCAGGCGACCGCGCCGCACGAGACGTTCCCCATGTCCGACCAAGAGCTGGCCGACGCTAGGGCCTACTTCCAGGAGCCCGATGATGCCGAACTCTCAACGGGGCAGATCATCGATCCGCCAAAGGGCTGGCATAGCTGGAACGAATGGGCAGCCGACCGGTGGCCATCGTTCGGCGACGCGACGCCGGCCCCGGCGCACGGCTGGGGCTGCACTAGGCTCGGCACATGA
- a CDS encoding aminoglycoside phosphotransferase family protein — MPALVRQKSANLGQVGERWLAALPDLVADLRHRWSINPVAALSGGSASCVLRVRTGDGGEAVLKLAMPETGFDDQVRTLADAHGHGYAHLLAADAERHAMLLELCGPSMDQLTLPPELAIENLCHTLAQAWTVPRPSGAAVDPEQEKATRLARFVRDTWDRLGHPCSEAAVATALRFAERRAAAFDLDRCVVVHGDPHPGNALRAAASRPGAESGFVFVDPDGFLAEPAYDLGVVLRDWCPQLLAGDAKPVARRYCALLAEHSGVDETAIWEWGFLERVSTGLFVLAFGAEDVARPFLETAELLL; from the coding sequence ATGCCCGCCCTGGTGCGCCAGAAGAGCGCGAACCTCGGACAGGTCGGCGAGCGGTGGCTGGCCGCTCTGCCTGACCTCGTTGCCGACCTGCGGCACCGTTGGTCGATAAACCCGGTCGCGGCGTTGAGCGGTGGGTCGGCTTCCTGCGTATTGCGCGTGCGGACGGGAGACGGCGGCGAGGCGGTCCTCAAACTGGCGATGCCGGAAACCGGCTTCGACGATCAGGTTCGGACCCTTGCCGACGCACACGGCCACGGCTACGCGCATCTGCTCGCTGCGGATGCCGAACGTCACGCGATGCTGTTGGAGCTCTGCGGGCCGTCGATGGACCAGCTCACCCTGCCGCCGGAACTCGCGATCGAGAACCTGTGCCACACCCTCGCGCAGGCATGGACGGTTCCACGACCTTCCGGGGCGGCCGTCGACCCCGAACAGGAGAAGGCGACGCGGCTGGCCCGGTTCGTCCGCGACACTTGGGACCGGCTCGGCCACCCCTGTTCCGAGGCGGCGGTCGCGACTGCTCTCCGCTTCGCGGAACGCCGCGCCGCCGCCTTCGACCTGGACCGCTGTGTCGTCGTCCACGGCGACCCGCATCCAGGGAACGCTCTGCGGGCGGCGGCGTCGAGACCGGGCGCCGAGTCCGGTTTCGTCTTCGTCGACCCCGACGGGTTCCTCGCCGAGCCGGCTTACGACCTCGGCGTCGTTCTTCGGGACTGGTGTCCTCAGCTGCTCGCCGGCGACGCGAAGCCCGTGGCTCGTCGCTACTGCGCCCTGCTGGCCGAGCACAGCGGCGTGGACGAGACCGCGATCTGGGAGTGGGGCTTCCTGGAACGAGTTTCCACGGGCCTGTTCGTGCTGGCGTTCGGCGCCGAAGACGTCGCGCGGCCGTTTTTGGAGACGGCTGAGCTGCTCCTGTGA
- a CDS encoding AI-2E family transporter, translated as MTDSGAVLPSATIAAHDDLRATESRIAGAAEESDASDGQRLWVPGRTVRRLPAQRSWFQVGYGFTAGAILAYATAEAILRSAQVLILVLLSAFLAVSLEPMVVGLERLRLRRGFAVAVVLIGFTAVLGGFLALVIPPVSNEVTALTKEIPTWLQEIHDHHSQLGKIEDRYHLVAKAKAQFASGDVAGKLVSGLMTAGQIIVGAVTSTFIVVTLTIYFLVGMPTVRDFGLRFVSARNRPRSRDLTDRILLQVGRYMLANLATSVLAGLATFVWCLAVGVPYAAVLGFLVAIMDMVPVIGSTVGGAAVSLVALAVSVPTAIASLVFYTLFRFAEDHLINPLTMKYTVRIHPIATMIAVLVMGTLMGLVGALIAVPTAAAIGLILQEVVFPKRDQAL; from the coding sequence GTGACTGACAGTGGGGCGGTTCTGCCGTCGGCGACCATCGCGGCGCACGACGATCTGCGCGCGACGGAATCGCGCATAGCGGGGGCCGCGGAGGAGTCCGATGCGTCGGACGGGCAGCGGCTGTGGGTGCCCGGCCGGACCGTGCGGCGGCTGCCTGCGCAGCGGTCCTGGTTCCAGGTCGGCTATGGGTTCACCGCCGGAGCGATCCTGGCGTATGCGACTGCTGAGGCGATCCTGCGGTCCGCGCAGGTTCTGATTCTGGTCCTGCTTTCGGCGTTCCTGGCCGTCAGCCTGGAGCCGATGGTGGTGGGTCTGGAGCGTCTGCGGTTGCGGCGCGGGTTCGCGGTCGCCGTGGTGCTGATCGGATTCACCGCTGTGCTGGGCGGTTTCCTGGCTCTGGTCATTCCGCCGGTGAGCAACGAGGTCACGGCGCTGACCAAGGAGATCCCCACCTGGCTGCAGGAGATCCACGACCACCACTCCCAGTTGGGGAAGATCGAGGACCGCTACCACCTCGTCGCCAAGGCCAAGGCGCAGTTCGCCTCCGGCGACGTGGCCGGCAAGCTCGTCTCCGGTCTGATGACCGCCGGGCAGATCATCGTCGGCGCGGTCACCTCGACCTTCATCGTGGTGACGCTGACGATCTACTTCCTGGTCGGCATGCCCACGGTGCGGGACTTCGGGCTGCGGTTCGTGAGCGCGCGCAACCGGCCGCGCAGCCGGGACCTGACCGACCGGATCCTGCTGCAGGTCGGCCGCTACATGCTGGCCAACCTGGCCACCTCGGTGCTGGCCGGCCTGGCCACCTTCGTCTGGTGCCTGGCCGTCGGGGTCCCGTACGCCGCTGTGCTCGGCTTCCTGGTCGCCATCATGGACATGGTCCCGGTCATCGGCTCGACCGTTGGCGGCGCCGCGGTCAGCCTGGTCGCGCTGGCGGTCTCCGTGCCGACCGCGATCGCGTCGTTGGTCTTCTACACCCTGTTCCGGTTCGCCGAGGACCACCTGATCAACCCGCTTACGATGAAGTACACGGTGCGGATCCACCCGATCGCGACGATGATCGCTGTGCTGGTGATGGGGACGCTGATGGGTCTGGTCGGCGCGCTGATCGCGGTGCCGACGGCCGCTGCGATCGGGCTGATCCTGCAGGAGGTGGTCTTCCCGAAGCGCGACCAGGCTTTGTGA
- a CDS encoding YbhN family protein, which translates to MEISKASQDGVDVPESDAPEPDTPEPNPPAAAELRRRPLRRVFTIGIPVVLIIAVFGFAIPRLASYGQVLDTLRTMTASSIAMVAVAALVNLLANWALIMSAVPGLSLPRAAASNLASTAVANTVPGGGAIALGISWRMLAGWGVTSGEFAAYAGVTGVWSALAKLATPGAAVLVLLFTGRLSSGLGATTTLLTGASISLGVFAVAVVVLRRGLRDERVAQAVGRAAQRSAGAVFKVLRRPAPMGVAAAVIGFRDQARDLLHERGGRLTLATVASDLGWLVVLQACLLACGVPQSQVSWARCFAGFALARLISTVPITPGGLGVIELGLTTYLAASLDPVSAARVTTAILLTRAVTFALPIPLGAVTYAGWHLKQVRAAVTDG; encoded by the coding sequence GTGGAAATCTCGAAGGCGAGCCAGGACGGCGTGGACGTGCCCGAGTCGGACGCGCCCGAGCCAGACACGCCCGAGCCGAACCCGCCCGCGGCAGCCGAACTCCGCCGCCGGCCCCTGCGGCGCGTGTTCACCATCGGAATCCCCGTCGTCCTGATCATCGCCGTGTTCGGCTTCGCGATACCCCGCCTCGCCTCCTACGGCCAGGTGCTCGACACGTTGCGCACGATGACCGCGTCCTCGATCGCGATGGTCGCCGTGGCGGCGCTGGTCAACCTGCTGGCGAACTGGGCGCTGATCATGTCGGCCGTCCCGGGGCTGTCGTTGCCGCGGGCGGCGGCGTCGAACCTGGCCTCGACCGCGGTGGCCAACACCGTTCCCGGCGGCGGTGCGATCGCGTTGGGGATCAGCTGGCGCATGCTCGCCGGATGGGGCGTGACCTCGGGGGAATTCGCGGCGTACGCGGGGGTGACGGGGGTCTGGAGTGCGTTGGCGAAGCTGGCGACGCCCGGTGCGGCGGTCCTCGTGCTGCTCTTCACCGGCCGCCTCTCCTCCGGCCTCGGGGCGACGACGACGCTGCTGACCGGCGCTTCGATCAGCCTCGGGGTCTTCGCCGTGGCGGTGGTCGTGCTTCGCAGAGGCCTGCGTGACGAGCGGGTGGCGCAGGCCGTCGGCCGGGCGGCGCAACGCTCGGCCGGGGCCGTCTTCAAGGTGTTGCGCCGCCCGGCGCCCATGGGGGTGGCCGCGGCGGTCATCGGGTTCCGCGACCAGGCCAGAGACCTGCTGCACGAGCGCGGGGGCCGACTGACGCTGGCGACCGTGGCCAGCGACCTGGGCTGGCTGGTCGTGCTCCAAGCCTGCCTGCTGGCCTGCGGAGTACCGCAGAGCCAGGTCTCCTGGGCCCGCTGCTTCGCCGGCTTCGCCCTGGCCCGGCTGATCTCCACCGTCCCGATCACGCCCGGCGGACTCGGCGTCATCGAACTCGGCCTCACCACCTACCTGGCGGCGTCCCTGGATCCGGTGTCCGCGGCGCGCGTCACGACCGCGATCCTGCTGACCCGGGCCGTGACGTTCGCGCTGCCGATACCGCTCGGCGCCGTGACCTACGCCGGCTGGCATCTCAAGCAGGTGCGGGCCGCCGTCACCGACGGGTAG
- a CDS encoding MFS transporter: MLSLLALFIAGFLSILNETVPAGLLPKMSASLGLSDSVAGQTITVYALATALTAIPLNAALKSVGRRTLLVWSLSAFAAANLVIALENNFTVILIARLAAGVAAGLIWSNIGGIAARLVPENARGKAIAIALAGTPAALCLGLPAGTALGDAASWHATFGVMAALSVALIAWVFASVPNLAAEPKNAHVSFPSILRAPGVRTILWVVAGFITAHNLLYTYIEPLASRSGTGRIEWVLLVFGVAALLSIWATGHFVDPHHRVLMLVSSCLLGVSAAVLGVAFVSPAILYLGVAAWGVGFGGSATLFVTAGIRAAGTDGVQAAIVTVFNLSIAAGGVFGGLLLTGFGVLSIPWASAAIMIPTIVTVVAGRRHSFPHWT; encoded by the coding sequence ATGCTGAGCCTGCTTGCCCTGTTCATCGCCGGCTTCCTCAGCATCCTGAACGAGACGGTGCCCGCGGGCCTGCTGCCAAAGATGTCCGCAAGTCTCGGCCTGTCGGATTCGGTCGCTGGTCAGACCATCACGGTGTATGCCCTCGCGACCGCCCTGACGGCGATCCCACTCAACGCTGCTCTGAAGAGCGTCGGCCGCCGTACCCTGCTCGTCTGGTCCCTCAGCGCGTTCGCAGCAGCCAACCTCGTCATCGCCCTCGAAAACAACTTCACCGTCATCCTCATCGCCCGGCTCGCCGCCGGGGTGGCCGCCGGTTTGATCTGGTCCAACATCGGGGGAATCGCCGCACGGCTGGTCCCGGAAAACGCGCGGGGCAAAGCGATCGCGATCGCCCTGGCCGGCACACCCGCGGCCCTCTGCCTCGGGCTGCCCGCAGGCACCGCCTTGGGGGACGCGGCCAGTTGGCACGCCACGTTCGGCGTGATGGCGGCACTGTCCGTGGCGCTGATCGCCTGGGTCTTCGCCTCGGTGCCGAACCTCGCAGCCGAACCAAAGAACGCGCACGTGTCTTTCCCGTCCATTCTTCGTGCTCCCGGCGTCCGCACCATCCTGTGGGTCGTCGCCGGCTTCATCACCGCCCACAACCTGCTGTACACCTACATCGAGCCGCTGGCGAGCCGATCCGGCACCGGCCGGATCGAATGGGTGCTGCTCGTGTTCGGGGTCGCGGCTCTGCTGAGTATCTGGGCGACGGGGCACTTCGTTGACCCGCACCACCGCGTGCTGATGCTCGTCAGCAGTTGTCTCCTAGGCGTGAGCGCCGCCGTGCTCGGGGTCGCCTTCGTCAGCCCTGCGATCCTCTATCTGGGCGTCGCGGCGTGGGGCGTGGGATTCGGCGGTTCGGCCACCCTGTTCGTGACCGCCGGGATCCGAGCGGCGGGCACCGACGGGGTTCAGGCCGCGATCGTCACGGTGTTCAACCTGAGCATCGCGGCGGGAGGAGTCTTCGGGGGCCTCCTTCTCACCGGATTTGGAGTGCTGTCCATCCCTTGGGCGTCCGCGGCCATCATGATCCCCACCATCGTCACCGTCGTGGCGGGGCGGCGGCATTCGTTCCCGCATTGGACCTGA
- a CDS encoding NAD-dependent epimerase/dehydratase family protein, which translates to MTQVFVTGGSGFIGRALIRRLVDEGHDVRALVRSTTAADTVAALGAKPVRGVLTEPDTWRDAVSGSEVLFHLAAETDLDADLARHRLVTVEGTRAALLVAREAQVARFVSCGSEAALLAGDPLIDVDETAPLRPDSSAPYCAVKAQQEAIVLEANTNDFTTVSIRPKFVWGAGSPVTDGLAAVASAGQFSWIEGGRHTTDITFVDNAVEGLLLGWRRGKPGQAYFVTDQEPVQFREFMQTVFDIYGVETPIPDIDLDTAARVVPVPVRWFIGQTCTLRTDKAVEDLGYRPVVSRTTALDILRRSRQAETTSAER; encoded by the coding sequence ATGACGCAAGTCTTTGTGACCGGCGGGTCGGGGTTCATCGGGCGGGCGCTGATCCGTCGGCTGGTGGACGAGGGGCACGACGTCCGAGCTCTCGTCCGGAGCACGACGGCAGCAGACACGGTCGCGGCATTGGGTGCGAAGCCGGTGCGGGGGGTGCTGACCGAGCCTGACACCTGGCGCGACGCGGTGTCAGGCAGCGAGGTGCTGTTCCACTTGGCGGCCGAGACCGATCTGGACGCCGACCTCGCCCGGCACCGGCTGGTGACCGTCGAGGGGACCCGGGCTGCACTGCTTGTCGCCCGCGAGGCCCAGGTGGCCCGCTTCGTGAGCTGTGGCAGCGAGGCCGCACTGCTGGCCGGCGACCCGCTCATCGATGTCGATGAGACAGCACCGCTGCGGCCGGACTCATCCGCACCGTATTGCGCAGTCAAGGCGCAGCAAGAGGCCATCGTGCTGGAGGCGAACACCAATGATTTCACCACCGTCTCCATCCGCCCCAAATTCGTGTGGGGTGCCGGAAGCCCCGTGACCGACGGCCTCGCCGCCGTCGCCTCGGCGGGGCAGTTCTCGTGGATCGAGGGGGGACGTCACACCACCGATATCACTTTCGTCGACAACGCCGTCGAGGGTCTGCTCCTGGGTTGGCGGCGCGGAAAGCCCGGCCAGGCGTACTTCGTCACAGACCAGGAACCCGTGCAGTTCCGCGAGTTCATGCAGACCGTGTTCGACATCTACGGCGTCGAGACCCCTATCCCTGACATAGACCTCGACACCGCGGCCCGAGTCGTTCCGGTGCCGGTCCGTTGGTTCATCGGGCAGACCTGCACGCTGCGCACTGACAAGGCCGTCGAGGACCTCGGCTACCGCCCGGTCGTATCCCGGACGACGGCACTCGACATCCTGCGTCGATCCCGCCAGGCCGAGACCACATCCGCGGAACGCTGA